Proteins found in one Bacteroidales bacterium genomic segment:
- a CDS encoding GEVED domain-containing protein, translating into MKNILFFFLYAIIFLTSISYSQTLVTIGSGSSTSANTDASKPIYSSGSTSSYIYSKTVHLILASELASQGVYNGAIITKWGFNKADGNRPNTTSSWTLRVYLKNSTATSLSSGTSWNAMISGATLVYENTNINNSNMPSTAGFWLWTLQNSFTYTGGSIECYVEWEANNSSCRTTGAINWKYDAVTANQSMGDNSTSSIPGTWSTYYPAARRYQVQFEYYYPNCNGIPSPGNTVANPAIPCINQTFTLSLPDQIPYGNLTYQWQISNDAINWDDIVGANGMTLNYSLAQSAYFRCKVTCPGFGYDYSNPIFITPENQIGCYCKISARDNNQVDGITRVVFNTINNSSTGNPAYTNFTHISTNVYRGSSYALSVYVNTNGNYTYYVTAWIDWNQNLIFDPGEMYQLGTVANQANGLSSLCPFNITVPPGAALGKTFMRIAAKWASYLTDPCTFDPGGFSFQGEAEDYTIYVLDNPCSGTPNPGQTMSTATVVHIGEYFTLSLQNALTQTGLTFQWQSSPDNLNWTNIPGATAPTYETYILQNTYFRCLVTCINSGLSAYSTPVQITTLSAVELGSPIKTTCVGPTPAEELISTAIKNRKNQLLFRASDLYALGITTPQNITSMSVYVTQKPGTHLQNFNIKMRHITLSAFAPDTIIGGPFVTVYSRSTLSRDSLDPGWRKFKFDQPFYWNGSSNILVQFCISNSSTAFGGKVLTYPSGYRCYQGKSSDHISNLCDNYQGAVETSDLCRPLARFSLQNTVLPTHLRFFDVSCEDEGFIELKWFSDEEETSLESYVVEFRKMNGSLLQKFKVYPETSGMYHIKVPGTFKDEVCVVLSYTTINGQVFPLRDTCLNCKKDNIYITESITVTNPISDELIIHSRLKVPMEAEVMMREVNGKIVVWEKTILPAGGTKVLSLGESLAPGPYLLRITTSQQTMETLLIKQ; encoded by the coding sequence ATGAAAAATATTTTATTCTTTTTTTTATATGCAATAATTTTTTTGACTTCTATTTCGTACAGCCAAACACTGGTTACTATTGGGTCGGGTAGTAGCACAAGTGCAAACACAGATGCTTCAAAACCGATATATAGTTCTGGCAGTACGAGTAGCTATATTTATTCTAAAACTGTTCATTTGATTCTTGCATCAGAACTAGCTTCTCAAGGTGTTTATAACGGAGCTATAATAACCAAGTGGGGTTTTAACAAAGCTGATGGGAACAGGCCTAATACGACGAGTAGTTGGACATTAAGAGTTTATTTGAAAAATAGTACTGCAACAAGTCTTTCAAGTGGAACTTCTTGGAACGCGATGATAAGTGGTGCTACGCTAGTCTACGAAAACACCAATATAAACAACAGTAACATGCCCAGTACCGCAGGCTTTTGGCTTTGGACTTTGCAAAATTCGTTTACGTATACAGGAGGAAGCATCGAATGTTACGTTGAGTGGGAAGCTAACAATAGTTCATGTCGAACCACCGGAGCCATTAATTGGAAATATGATGCAGTGACAGCCAATCAGTCCATGGGAGACAACAGTACGTCGTCGATTCCTGGAACTTGGAGTACTTACTATCCTGCTGCCAGACGATACCAAGTTCAGTTTGAATACTATTATCCTAATTGCAACGGTATACCATCCCCTGGAAACACAGTTGCTAATCCTGCTATACCCTGCATAAATCAGACATTTACACTTTCCTTGCCAGATCAAATTCCGTATGGAAATCTTACGTATCAATGGCAAATATCCAATGATGCAATAAACTGGGACGACATTGTAGGAGCTAATGGAATGACTCTAAATTATTCTTTAGCTCAATCAGCTTATTTCAGATGTAAAGTAACATGCCCGGGGTTTGGCTATGATTATTCAAACCCTATATTTATTACACCAGAAAACCAAATCGGCTGTTACTGTAAGATTTCTGCTAGAGACAATAACCAAGTTGATGGGATTACACGTGTAGTTTTCAACACAATCAACAATTCCTCTACAGGTAATCCAGCATATACTAATTTTACTCATATATCTACTAATGTTTATCGGGGTAGCTCATATGCTTTGTCTGTTTATGTAAATACCAATGGTAATTATACCTACTACGTAACGGCATGGATTGACTGGAATCAAAATTTGATATTTGATCCTGGAGAAATGTATCAATTGGGTACGGTTGCTAATCAGGCAAACGGTCTCAGTAGTTTGTGTCCTTTCAATATAACAGTCCCTCCTGGGGCTGCATTAGGAAAAACATTTATGAGGATTGCTGCCAAATGGGCTTCTTATTTAACCGATCCTTGTACATTTGATCCAGGAGGCTTTTCGTTTCAAGGTGAAGCAGAAGATTACACCATTTACGTGCTTGATAATCCATGTTCAGGTACACCCAACCCGGGACAAACCATGTCTACAGCTACAGTCGTGCATATTGGAGAATATTTTACTTTGTCGCTTCAAAATGCTTTGACTCAAACAGGCTTGACCTTTCAGTGGCAATCATCACCTGACAATCTGAACTGGACCAACATTCCTGGAGCAACAGCACCAACTTATGAAACTTATATTCTTCAAAATACTTATTTTAGATGTTTAGTTACGTGTATTAATTCAGGGTTGAGTGCTTATTCAACACCGGTGCAAATTACAACATTAAGTGCTGTTGAATTAGGATCTCCAATTAAAACTACTTGCGTTGGCCCTACACCTGCTGAAGAGCTTATCAGTACAGCCATAAAAAACAGAAAAAATCAGCTTCTTTTCAGGGCAAGTGATCTATATGCCCTTGGCATAACAACTCCACAAAACATTACATCGATGTCGGTGTACGTAACTCAAAAGCCAGGTACCCATTTGCAAAATTTTAATATTAAAATGCGTCACATAACTTTATCGGCTTTTGCACCTGATACTATCATTGGAGGACCATTTGTAACGGTTTATTCACGTTCAACATTGTCGAGGGATAGTCTTGATCCAGGTTGGAGAAAATTCAAATTTGATCAACCTTTTTATTGGAATGGATCAAGTAATATACTTGTACAGTTCTGTATATCAAACTCGTCTACTGCTTTTGGAGGCAAGGTTCTAACCTATCCAAGCGGTTACAGATGTTATCAAGGAAAATCCTCTGATCATATCTCCAATCTATGCGATAATTATCAAGGGGCCGTAGAAACTTCAGATTTATGTAGACCTTTAGCGAGGTTTTCACTGCAAAACACGGTGCTTCCTACACACTTGAGATTTTTTGATGTTAGTTGCGAGGACGAGGGTTTTATCGAGTTAAAATGGTTTTCAGATGAGGAAGAAACTTCTCTTGAGTCTTATGTTGTAGAGTTTAGGAAGATGAATGGAAGTCTTCTTCAGAAGTTTAAAGTTTACCCAGAAACGAGTGGAATGTATCATATCAAAGTTCCTGGAACATTTAAAGACGAAGTTTGTGTTGTGCTAAGTTACACGACTATCAATGGGCAAGTATTTCCGCTTCGAGATACCTGCTTAAATTGTAAGAAAGATAACATTTACATAACAGAATCCATCACAGTAACCAATCCGATTTCTGATGAGTTGATTATTCATTCTCGTTTAAAAGTACCCATGGAAGCCGAGGTCATGATGAGAGAAGTAAATGGAAAAATTGTTGTGTGGGAAAAAACTATATTACCTGCAGGTGGAACAAAGGTTTTGTCGCTCGGGGAAAGCCTTGCACCTGGGCCTTACTTATTGAGAATTACGACTTCACAACAAACCATGGAAACATTGCTTATCAAACAGTAG